A single window of Sphingobium sp. SCG-1 DNA harbors:
- a CDS encoding methyl-accepting chemotaxis protein produces MVLKTNADVSMRERLREFDPNGMLAADAAEVFALLPDGGETVAQAFFDTYVEHTKLAMHVPPPSLSNFRKEVSHYVRAKYSNLSSEEWADSARACARQARKHGFSVFAILLAISAANEKVHDILWAAPVDPERARILHRNVTRICLVEVELLCTLLARDASAEEDVIRQQNTQIFEQRIVAEIDGASQLGEGLREQAKDASAATRGMLGKASEVAAAAEQSALAMREAAQTSAGLIRAIEDARAEVEGAAEVAQRAYAQAGEAVTMSTTLSENAQSIESILGLIRDIAGQTNLLALNATIEAARAGDAGRGFAVVAQEVKSLANQTARATDDIANKIGSIQASTRQSVETNQRIRETVDEVQMSANRIRGAMDAQAQTVTMITAAVDETALAADSMSATISAIRQDTEVVASEIDQLERGFMSVEGKLNLLRDASAELSQRVA; encoded by the coding sequence ATGGTGTTGAAAACAAATGCGGATGTTTCCATGCGGGAACGGCTACGCGAATTCGACCCAAACGGTATGTTGGCTGCTGATGCGGCAGAGGTGTTTGCGCTTCTGCCCGATGGTGGTGAGACAGTCGCTCAGGCGTTCTTTGACACCTATGTGGAACATACGAAGCTGGCGATGCATGTGCCGCCTCCTTCCCTCAGCAATTTCCGCAAGGAAGTATCGCACTACGTTCGGGCCAAATATTCCAACCTGAGTTCCGAAGAGTGGGCGGACTCGGCGCGAGCCTGCGCCCGTCAGGCCCGCAAACACGGTTTCTCCGTCTTCGCTATCCTGCTGGCAATCTCCGCAGCAAACGAGAAGGTGCACGATATTCTTTGGGCCGCGCCCGTAGATCCGGAGAGGGCGCGCATTCTGCATCGGAACGTCACGCGCATCTGTCTGGTCGAAGTTGAACTGTTGTGCACCTTATTAGCGCGCGATGCATCGGCCGAGGAAGATGTAATCCGCCAGCAGAACACACAGATATTCGAACAACGCATCGTTGCAGAGATCGACGGCGCCTCACAACTGGGCGAAGGTCTGCGTGAACAGGCCAAGGATGCATCCGCCGCCACCCGCGGCATGTTGGGCAAGGCGTCCGAAGTGGCCGCCGCCGCCGAGCAATCGGCGCTTGCCATGCGTGAAGCGGCGCAGACGTCCGCTGGCCTGATCCGCGCAATCGAGGACGCTCGTGCCGAAGTGGAAGGCGCAGCCGAAGTCGCACAGCGGGCCTATGCACAGGCTGGCGAAGCAGTGACGATGTCTACTACCTTGTCGGAGAATGCGCAGTCGATCGAGTCGATCCTGGGCCTGATCCGCGACATCGCGGGCCAGACCAACCTGCTGGCGCTCAATGCCACCATCGAAGCCGCGCGGGCGGGCGACGCAGGCCGCGGTTTTGCCGTGGTTGCACAAGAAGTGAAAAGCCTCGCCAATCAGACAGCGCGCGCGACGGACGATATCGCCAACAAGATCGGCTCCATTCAGGCATCGACACGCCAATCGGTCGAAACCAACCAGCGCATCCGCGAAACGGTCGATGAAGTGCAGATGTCCGCCAACCGCATTCGGGGCGCAATGGATGCACAGGCGCAGACCGTTACGATGATAACTGCAGCTGTTGATGAAACGGCCCTAGCCGCAGATTCGATGTCGGCAACCATCTCGGCAATCCGGCAGGATACGGAAGTCGTAGCATCCGAGATCGATCAACTCGAACGCGGCTTCATGAGTGTGGAGGGCAAGCTCAACTTGCTTCGTGACGCTTCGGCAGAACTCAGCCAACGCGTCGCCTAA
- the ligA gene encoding NAD-dependent DNA ligase LigA, with translation MADMSALTEAEAANRLMRLAKLIAHHNARYHAEDAPEISDAEYDALVRENSALEAAFPHLVRADSPNRQVGASVETSPLAKVAHEKRMMSLDNAFDDAEVEEFVARVRRYLALPADAPVAMTAEDKIDGLSLSIRYENRVLKQAATRGDGQVGEDVTANVRHIADIPQSLRDDAPDLFEVRGEVYMAKADFVALNARLMVAGQALAESKNEAFDPETVRQFANPRNAAAGSLRQKDAAVTASRPLRFLAHGWGAHSALPADTQMGVMQAIGRWGFPLSEHLRRFENAAELLAHYRGIEALRADMPYDIDGVVYKVDRLDWQERLGFVAKAPRWAIAHKFPAERAQTDLVAIDIQVGRTGKLTPVGRLTPVTVGGVVVSNVTLHNADEIARLGVRPGDRVVVQRAGDVIPQVVENLTREEPRNAFVFPDHCPACGSEAVREEGEVDVRCTGGLICPAQRFERLRHFVSRGALDIEGLGEKTIQEFLDLGWIDEPADIFRLSQHRDELVGRKGWQEKSVDGLLESIRAKTSPDAARLLFGLGIRHVGAVTARDLLKRHTTLPALRALAEDIIALRAATEPLPDEPPHRFQARIDKAIADHIGVENVGAAVGHALADFFHEPHNVQAWEDLLNEVSPPDYKVDVRESAVSGQTIVFTGKLETMSRDEAKAQAEALGAKAAGSVSAKTDLIVAGPGAGSKLKKAAELGIRVIDEAEWAEIVRGG, from the coding sequence ATGGCGGACATGTCCGCGCTGACAGAAGCCGAAGCGGCCAACCGTCTCATGCGGCTCGCAAAGCTGATTGCGCATCATAATGCGCGCTATCATGCCGAGGATGCGCCGGAGATCAGCGACGCGGAGTATGACGCGCTGGTGCGGGAGAACAGCGCGCTGGAGGCGGCGTTTCCGCATCTGGTGCGGGCAGACAGTCCCAACCGCCAGGTCGGCGCGTCGGTAGAAACGTCGCCGCTGGCCAAGGTCGCCCATGAAAAGCGGATGATGAGCCTCGACAATGCGTTCGACGACGCGGAGGTGGAGGAGTTCGTTGCGCGGGTGCGGCGCTATCTGGCGCTTCCCGCCGACGCGCCGGTGGCGATGACGGCGGAGGACAAGATCGACGGGCTCTCGCTCTCGATCCGCTATGAAAACCGCGTGTTAAAGCAGGCAGCCACGCGCGGCGACGGCCAAGTGGGGGAGGACGTTACGGCCAACGTCCGCCACATCGCCGACATCCCGCAATCGCTGCGCGATGACGCGCCCGACCTCTTTGAAGTGCGCGGTGAAGTGTATATGGCGAAGGCCGATTTCGTCGCGCTGAATGCGCGGCTGATGGTGGCGGGGCAGGCGCTGGCGGAAAGCAAAAACGAGGCGTTCGACCCCGAAACCGTGCGCCAGTTCGCCAACCCCCGCAACGCCGCTGCCGGTTCGCTACGGCAGAAGGACGCTGCCGTCACCGCCAGCCGACCCCTACGGTTCCTCGCCCACGGCTGGGGCGCACATTCCGCGCTACCCGCCGACACGCAGATGGGCGTGATGCAGGCAATCGGGCGGTGGGGCTTTCCGCTGTCCGAACATTTGCGGCGATTCGAAAACGCAGCCGAACTGCTCGCGCATTATCGTGGCATCGAGGCACTGCGGGCGGACATGCCTTACGACATCGACGGCGTGGTCTATAAAGTCGATCGGCTCGATTGGCAGGAGCGGCTGGGGTTCGTCGCCAAGGCACCGCGCTGGGCCATCGCGCATAAATTCCCCGCCGAGCGCGCGCAGACCGACCTTGTCGCCATCGATATCCAGGTCGGGCGGACGGGCAAGCTGACGCCGGTCGGTCGCCTGACGCCCGTCACGGTCGGCGGCGTCGTGGTGTCGAACGTGACACTGCACAACGCGGACGAAATCGCGCGACTGGGCGTGCGACCGGGTGATCGCGTGGTCGTCCAGCGCGCAGGCGACGTCATCCCGCAGGTGGTCGAGAATCTCACGCGTGAAGAACCGCGCAACGCCTTCGTCTTTCCCGATCACTGCCCGGCCTGCGGTTCCGAAGCGGTGCGAGAGGAAGGAGAAGTCGACGTGCGTTGCACGGGCGGGTTGATCTGCCCGGCGCAGCGGTTCGAGCGGCTGCGGCATTTCGTCAGCCGGGGCGCTCTCGATATCGAGGGGCTGGGCGAGAAGACCATCCAGGAATTTCTGGATCTCGGCTGGATCGACGAACCTGCCGATATCTTTCGATTGTCGCAGCATCGCGACGAGCTAGTCGGGCGCAAGGGCTGGCAGGAAAAGTCAGTCGATGGCCTCCTCGAGTCCATTCGCGCGAAGACTTCGCCCGACGCCGCGCGTCTGCTGTTCGGCCTCGGCATCCGTCATGTCGGCGCGGTGACGGCGCGCGATCTGCTGAAGCGCCACACGACCTTGCCCGCCTTGCGCGCTCTGGCGGAAGATATCATCGCATTGCGCGCGGCGACCGAGCCACTGCCGGACGAGCCGCCGCACCGCTTTCAGGCCCGGATCGACAAGGCCATTGCCGACCACATAGGCGTGGAAAATGTCGGCGCGGCAGTGGGTCACGCGCTTGCTGACTTCTTCCATGAACCGCACAATGTACAGGCGTGGGAAGACCTGCTGAACGAAGTGTCGCCGCCTGATTACAAGGTCGACGTTCGCGAAAGTGCGGTCTCCGGCCAGACCATCGTCTTCACCGGCAAGCTCGAAACGATGAGCCGCGACGAAGCCAAGGCGCAGGCCGAAGCATTGGGAGCCAAGGCGGCGGGGTCGGTCAGCGCAAAGACGGACCTGATCGTCGCAGGGCCGGGTGCTGGATCGAAGCTCAAGAAAGCCGCGGAACTGGGCATCCGGGTGATCGATGAAGCGGAGTGGGCGGAGATCGTGCGCGGCGGCTAG
- a CDS encoding 50S ribosomal protein L11 methyltransferase has protein sequence MSDSWKLTLPCTRAEAEALEGDVAAFAMLDNPPTLMTSEAVEDDPEQWQLDAYFEGKPNAALVKLVQALVPSARGRKPALQKLPQEDWVTISQQGLEPVIAGRFFVRNSPEDAVPPDHKDFLIGAGRAFGTGQHETTSGCLAMLDRTRRLGHRFGNIADVGTGTGLLAFAAMHLWPRAYATASDIDPVSVEVTAENTAANDVPLGMGIGQLTLFAAAGVDHPGIQRRAPYDLVIANILAGPLIELAPSLTAALDEGGTLILAGLLDSQVSRVAAAYRAQGMRLADRIDTGQWPTLRLRKRPAIGWRRPRRWAADLNGEAPGYGSW, from the coding sequence ATGTCCGATAGTTGGAAGCTCACCCTTCCCTGTACGCGGGCGGAGGCCGAAGCGTTGGAAGGTGATGTCGCGGCGTTCGCCATGCTCGACAATCCGCCGACGCTGATGACCAGCGAAGCCGTGGAGGACGATCCAGAGCAGTGGCAACTCGACGCCTATTTCGAGGGCAAGCCCAATGCCGCACTGGTGAAGCTGGTGCAGGCACTTGTGCCGAGCGCGCGGGGTCGGAAACCGGCACTCCAAAAGCTGCCGCAGGAGGATTGGGTCACGATCAGCCAGCAAGGGTTGGAACCTGTCATCGCCGGGCGTTTTTTCGTGCGCAATTCGCCGGAGGACGCCGTGCCGCCGGACCATAAAGATTTCCTGATTGGCGCGGGACGCGCCTTCGGTACCGGGCAGCATGAGACGACGTCCGGTTGCCTAGCCATGCTGGATCGTACGCGCAGGCTGGGGCATCGCTTCGGCAATATTGCGGACGTGGGCACCGGCACGGGGCTGCTCGCCTTCGCAGCCATGCACCTGTGGCCACGCGCTTATGCCACCGCGTCGGACATCGATCCGGTCTCGGTCGAGGTAACTGCGGAGAATACTGCCGCCAATGACGTGCCGCTGGGCATGGGGATTGGACAACTCACTCTGTTTGCCGCCGCCGGCGTGGATCACCCCGGCATCCAGCGCCGCGCGCCTTATGACCTGGTGATCGCCAATATCCTTGCCGGGCCGCTGATCGAACTTGCGCCCTCTTTGACGGCAGCGCTGGACGAAGGCGGCACGCTGATCCTGGCGGGGTTGCTCGACAGTCAGGTGAGCCGCGTCGCCGCTGCCTATCGTGCGCAGGGTATGCGCCTTGCCGATCGCATCGACACCGGGCAGTGGCCGACGCTCCGCTTACGCAAGCGGCCCGCGATCGGCTGGCGTCGTCCGCGCCGCTGGGCCGCAGACTTGAATGGTGAGGCGCCAGGCTACGGGAGCTGGTAG
- a CDS encoding outer membrane protein assembly factor BamD yields MHKHSIKFALAIAAVATLGACASSKNKADTQYVARDVSTLYNGAKYRLDRGQFKLAAALFDEVERQHPYSPWARRAQLMAAFSYYMNTDYNEAIQGAQRFLSIHPGNKDAPYAYYLISLCYYEQIADVTRDQKITQQALDSLGELVRRYPGTRYAADARLKIDLVNDHLAGKEMEIGRFHQRRGQWLAATLRFRSVVDKYQTTTHAPEALERLVESYLSLGLPEEAKKAAAVLGANYPGSKWYERSYKLIQEHPPKAA; encoded by the coding sequence ATGCATAAACATTCGATCAAGTTCGCGCTGGCGATTGCCGCTGTTGCCACGCTGGGCGCCTGTGCCTCGTCTAAGAACAAGGCCGACACGCAATATGTCGCCCGTGACGTTTCGACGCTCTATAACGGAGCTAAGTACCGGCTCGACCGGGGCCAGTTCAAGCTGGCAGCGGCGCTGTTCGATGAAGTCGAGCGCCAGCATCCCTATTCGCCATGGGCGCGCCGTGCGCAGCTGATGGCGGCGTTCAGCTACTATATGAACACCGATTATAACGAGGCGATCCAGGGCGCGCAGCGGTTCCTGTCGATCCATCCGGGTAACAAGGATGCACCCTACGCTTATTATCTAATCTCGCTCTGCTATTACGAGCAGATCGCCGACGTTACGCGCGACCAGAAGATTACGCAGCAGGCACTCGATTCGCTAGGCGAACTCGTCCGCCGCTATCCCGGGACGCGCTACGCTGCCGACGCGCGGTTGAAGATCGACTTGGTCAACGACCATCTGGCGGGCAAGGAAATGGAGATCGGTCGTTTCCACCAGCGTCGCGGTCAATGGCTGGCGGCAACGCTGCGCTTCCGCTCCGTTGTCGACAAATATCAGACCACGACGCACGCGCCCGAGGCGCTTGAGCGACTCGTCGAAAGCTATCTCTCGCTCGGCCTGCCCGAAGAAGCGAAGAAGGCAGCGGCGGTGCTGGGCGCGAACTATCCGGGTTCCAAATGGTATGAGCGGTCCTACAAGCTCATTCAGGAGCATCCTCCCAAGGCGGCATGA
- a CDS encoding sensor histidine kinase: MKERFVERFPLAVVHPIVAYAVTLGLCGAALGLRLLAEPVLQAGYPYVTFFPAVVLSAFLFGRGPAILAGALCWMFAWYFFIAPQTGHVFTLGTFVALAFYFIVVAVDIILIDWMQQSNKRLADERARGAALAEHREMLFRELQHRVSNNLQVAAALIALQRRNIDHPGARKALDEASHRLALIGKISRALYDPSGQRLSVRSFVETLAKDVLDANGRTDVRVDLVIDDDVAIDPDAAIPFALIMAEAVANALEHGFADRVGGLIRVTVRGDAGLELDIVDDGCGLPENFDLQNSQSLGLRIATALAQQLGGTFRLLPGDSGGVRASLMVPAAA, encoded by the coding sequence ATGAAAGAGCGGTTCGTCGAGCGATTTCCGCTTGCAGTGGTTCATCCGATAGTTGCTTACGCCGTAACACTGGGCCTGTGTGGCGCAGCTCTAGGGCTGCGATTGCTGGCCGAGCCTGTGCTTCAGGCTGGCTATCCCTATGTGACTTTCTTCCCCGCAGTCGTCCTGTCCGCATTTCTCTTCGGTCGTGGCCCGGCGATTCTGGCGGGTGCTTTGTGCTGGATGTTCGCGTGGTATTTCTTCATCGCGCCACAGACGGGGCATGTTTTCACTTTGGGCACCTTCGTCGCGCTGGCCTTTTATTTTATCGTGGTGGCCGTCGACATCATCCTGATCGACTGGATGCAGCAGAGCAATAAGCGGTTGGCCGACGAGCGCGCACGCGGCGCGGCGCTGGCCGAGCATCGCGAGATGCTGTTTCGCGAACTCCAACATAGGGTGTCCAACAATCTGCAAGTCGCAGCGGCGCTGATCGCGCTTCAGCGGCGCAATATCGACCATCCCGGCGCGCGTAAGGCTCTGGACGAAGCGTCGCATCGGCTGGCGCTGATCGGCAAGATCAGCCGGGCGCTCTACGATCCCAGCGGTCAACGTCTGTCGGTACGCTCTTTCGTGGAGACGTTGGCGAAGGACGTCCTCGACGCTAATGGCCGCACCGACGTTCGCGTCGATCTGGTTATCGACGACGATGTGGCGATCGATCCAGACGCCGCTATCCCGTTTGCGTTGATCATGGCGGAGGCCGTCGCCAATGCGCTGGAGCATGGATTCGCCGATCGCGTCGGCGGACTGATCCGCGTGACCGTCAGGGGTGATGCCGGTCTGGAACTGGACATCGTGGACGATGGATGCGGGCTTCCGGAGAATTTCGATCTACAGAACAGCCAGAGTCTGGGCCTGCGCATCGCGACGGCGCTGGCGCAGCAGCTTGGCGGGACTTTCCGCCTCCTTCCGGGCGACAGCGGCGGGGTTCGCGCTTCGCTGATGGTCCCGGCCGCTGCGTAG
- the sdhD gene encoding succinate dehydrogenase, hydrophobic membrane anchor protein, which translates to MGSGTEIGRVRGLGSAKSGTHHWVNHRITAVSNLFLVLWLIFSLLQLPSLDYIAVTTWLAKIWVAVPMMLMLVSVFTHLRLGLQILVEDYVHDEGLKFATLMFLNFYAVAGAAAGIFAIAKIAFTGAAS; encoded by the coding sequence ATGGGTAGCGGTACGGAAATCGGTCGCGTCCGGGGCCTTGGCAGCGCCAAGTCGGGCACACATCACTGGGTCAACCATCGCATCACGGCGGTAAGCAACCTGTTCTTGGTGCTCTGGCTGATCTTCAGCCTGCTGCAACTGCCTAGCTTGGATTACATTGCTGTCACCACCTGGCTTGCGAAAATCTGGGTCGCCGTGCCGATGATGCTGATGCTCGTCAGCGTATTCACGCATCTTCGCCTTGGCTTGCAGATCCTGGTCGAAGATTATGTGCATGACGAGGGTTTGAAGTTCGCCACGCTCATGTTCCTCAATTTCTACGCCGTCGCTGGCGCCGCGGCTGGCATCTTCGCCATCGCCAAGATTGCCTTCACTGGAGCAGCCTCCTGA
- a CDS encoding TIGR02117 family protein, protein MLAAPLLFALCILGGSLIPANRNAVRPTDGITIYVYTNGVHTGLVLPTVNGLHDWRARVRPTDLGDPRRAGQWLMFGWGERNFYLNTPTWADVDPKIVLRAAIGSDTTLMHVDHLQRLWRGPDLRPILLTSAQYQALAKAIDADFAPGAAIKGYGADDLFYPARGSYSVLRTCNEWTGDKLRDIGVRIGIWTPASWSVMRWFPAP, encoded by the coding sequence ATGCTGGCGGCGCCGTTGCTTTTCGCACTGTGCATATTGGGCGGATCGTTAATCCCGGCAAATCGCAATGCGGTGCGACCGACTGACGGCATTACCATCTACGTCTACACCAACGGCGTGCACACCGGGCTGGTGCTCCCCACGGTCAACGGTCTGCATGACTGGCGGGCGCGGGTTCGGCCAACCGATCTTGGCGATCCACGACGCGCGGGCCAGTGGCTGATGTTCGGTTGGGGCGAGCGCAATTTTTATCTGAACACGCCAACTTGGGCGGACGTCGATCCGAAGATCGTCCTGCGCGCTGCAATCGGCAGTGACACCACGCTGATGCATGTCGATCATCTGCAACGCCTGTGGCGAGGGCCGGACCTGCGGCCTATCCTGTTGACCTCCGCACAATATCAGGCGCTTGCAAAAGCCATCGACGCCGACTTTGCGCCGGGCGCGGCAATCAAGGGCTATGGTGCGGACGATCTGTTCTACCCCGCACGTGGCAGCTATAGCGTGCTGCGCACCTGCAACGAATGGACGGGCGACAAATTGCGGGATATCGGGGTGCGCATCGGCATCTGGACGCCTGCAAGCTGGAGCGTGATGCGCTGGTTTCCAGCACCCTAG
- the recN gene encoding DNA repair protein RecN, translated as MLTNLSIRNVVLIEALDLAFGPGLGVLTGETGAGKSILLDSLGLALGARADSGLVRQGEAQASVTATFEEPDAGHPIRAALADNDLDLEPSEPIIIRRTLKADGGSRAFINDQPCSAALLREVGALLVEIHGQHDDRGLLNPRGHRALLDAFGRCDTAKVAAAHGAWREAEAMLAAARTDVETAARDREYLEHAVAELTAFAPEPGEEALLADDRATMQKGARLTEDLVAVAEFLDGSEGGLARLRQAARRLDRIATEHPMLAEALAALDRAVIEASEAEDHLNAANEALSYDPARLDSIETRLFEMRALARKHQVQPDDLAELKAEMDTKLQRIDAGEEGLAALDADLTAKAAAYRQVAQALTAQRVAAAKRLDAAVASELAPLKLDAARFRTAVAALDEAQWGSQGADRVEFEISTNPGAPFAPLVKIASGGELSRFILALKVALAQEGGADTMIFDEIDRGVGGAVASAIGDRLARLAHGSQLLVVTHSPQVAARGATHMLIAKSSQGTVTRTGVHALSESERREEIARMLSGAEITQEARAQAGRLLEGV; from the coding sequence GTGCTGACCAACCTGTCCATCCGCAATGTCGTGCTGATCGAGGCGTTAGACCTTGCCTTCGGTCCGGGGCTGGGTGTGCTGACGGGCGAGACGGGGGCGGGCAAATCGATCCTGCTGGACTCGCTCGGGCTGGCGCTGGGTGCGCGGGCGGATAGCGGCCTCGTCCGGCAGGGCGAGGCGCAGGCGAGCGTCACTGCGACGTTTGAGGAGCCGGATGCCGGTCATCCGATCCGCGCCGCGCTGGCGGACAACGATCTCGACCTGGAACCAAGCGAGCCGATCATTATTCGCCGTACGTTGAAGGCGGATGGCGGCAGCCGCGCCTTCATCAACGATCAACCTTGTTCGGCAGCATTGCTGCGCGAAGTCGGCGCACTGCTGGTCGAAATTCACGGGCAGCATGACGATCGCGGCCTGCTCAATCCACGCGGGCACCGCGCGCTGCTCGACGCCTTCGGGCGGTGCGACACTGCCAAGGTCGCAGCGGCGCACGGCGCATGGCGTGAAGCTGAGGCGATGCTGGCGGCGGCGCGGACGGATGTCGAGACGGCCGCACGGGACCGCGAATATCTGGAGCACGCCGTCGCTGAACTGACGGCGTTCGCGCCTGAACCGGGAGAGGAAGCGCTGCTGGCCGACGATCGCGCGACGATGCAAAAGGGCGCGCGCCTGACCGAGGATCTCGTTGCTGTGGCAGAGTTCCTGGACGGGTCGGAGGGCGGCCTCGCGCGGCTTCGGCAAGCGGCACGGCGGCTAGACCGGATCGCCACGGAGCATCCAATGCTGGCCGAGGCGCTGGCGGCCCTCGACCGCGCGGTGATCGAGGCAAGCGAGGCGGAGGATCATCTGAACGCCGCCAACGAAGCACTCAGTTACGACCCGGCGCGGCTGGACAGCATCGAGACACGGCTGTTCGAAATGCGGGCACTGGCGCGCAAGCATCAGGTGCAGCCCGATGATCTGGCGGAACTCAAGGCCGAAATGGATACGAAGCTGCAGCGGATCGATGCGGGCGAGGAAGGCCTTGCGGCTTTAGACGCCGATCTGACGGCGAAGGCAGCGGCCTACCGGCAGGTGGCGCAAGCGCTGACGGCGCAGCGGGTCGCTGCGGCGAAGCGGCTGGATGCGGCGGTGGCGTCGGAACTGGCACCCTTGAAACTAGACGCCGCACGTTTCCGCACGGCGGTTGCGGCGCTGGACGAAGCGCAGTGGGGATCGCAGGGCGCCGATCGAGTGGAGTTCGAGATTTCGACCAACCCCGGCGCGCCCTTCGCGCCGCTGGTGAAGATCGCGTCGGGCGGCGAACTGTCGCGCTTCATCCTCGCGCTGAAAGTCGCGCTGGCACAGGAGGGTGGTGCCGATACGATGATCTTCGACGAAATCGACCGCGGCGTCGGCGGCGCAGTAGCCAGCGCGATCGGCGACCGGCTCGCGCGTTTGGCGCATGGCAGCCAGTTGCTGGTGGTCACGCACTCGCCACAGGTCGCGGCGCGCGGCGCAACGCACATGCTGATCGCGAAATCCAGCCAAGGCACTGTAACCCGCACCGGCGTCCACGCGTTGAGCGAATCCGAACGCCGCGAAGAAATCGCCCGCATGCTGTCCGGCGCGGAAATTACCCAGGAAGCCCGCGCGCAGGCCGGGCGGCTGCTGGAGGGGGTGTGA
- a CDS encoding SDR family NAD(P)-dependent oxidoreductase, translated as MSLNILLTGASRGIGAACATILKSKDTRLFAASSQDADLSAAGGADALWDKAVEALGGRIDILINNAGIFEATPLDASDADWLAGWSRTMTVNLEAAALLCRKAVLHWQQRRSTGRIVNVASRAAYRGDSPAHWHYAASKGGMVAMTKTIARAYAAEGIYAFAVCPGFTRTGMAEDYLASRGGDTLLADIPLGKVADPEEIAAIVKFLVHDAPPSMTGAVLDANGASYVR; from the coding sequence ATGTCCCTTAACATCCTCCTCACCGGTGCGAGCCGCGGGATCGGCGCGGCCTGCGCCACGATCCTCAAATCCAAGGACACGCGCCTGTTCGCGGCGAGTAGCCAGGATGCTGACCTCAGCGCGGCCGGTGGGGCCGACGCCCTCTGGGACAAGGCGGTCGAGGCGCTGGGCGGACGCATCGACATCCTCATCAACAATGCCGGCATTTTCGAGGCGACGCCGCTCGACGCCAGCGATGCTGACTGGCTGGCGGGTTGGTCGCGAACGATGACCGTCAACCTGGAAGCAGCGGCGCTGCTGTGCCGCAAGGCCGTCCTCCACTGGCAGCAGCGCAGAAGTACCGGTCGCATCGTCAACGTCGCGAGCCGAGCCGCCTATCGCGGCGACAGCCCGGCGCATTGGCATTATGCCGCGTCAAAGGGCGGCATGGTGGCCATGACCAAAACGATCGCCCGCGCCTATGCAGCGGAGGGGATCTACGCCTTTGCCGTATGCCCCGGTTTCACGAGGACAGGCATGGCGGAGGATTATCTCGCCAGCCGGGGTGGCGACACATTGCTGGCGGACATTCCGCTGGGCAAGGTCGCCGATCCCGAAGAGATCGCCGCCATCGTCAAGTTCCTGGTGCACGATGCGCCGCCCTCTATGACCGGCGCAGTCCTCGACGCCAATGGAGCCAGCTATGTCCGATAG
- the sdhC gene encoding succinate dehydrogenase, cytochrome b556 subunit, whose product MARTRNRPLSPHLTIWKWGPHMALSILQRVTGDGLATAGVLGVVWWLVAAASGPEAYASFIHHATSWYGYVVMIGLTLFFFQHLFSGLRYFVLDIGAGYELKTNKSWAMVVPVAAIAVTAAIWLSVFAGKL is encoded by the coding sequence ATGGCGCGAACGCGAAACAGGCCTCTGTCGCCGCATCTGACCATCTGGAAATGGGGTCCGCATATGGCCCTGTCGATCCTTCAGCGCGTTACGGGCGATGGCTTGGCTACGGCGGGCGTTCTTGGCGTCGTATGGTGGCTGGTGGCCGCCGCGTCCGGCCCGGAAGCCTATGCCAGCTTCATCCATCATGCGACCTCATGGTATGGCTATGTCGTGATGATCGGCTTGACGCTGTTCTTCTTTCAGCACCTGTTTTCCGGTCTCCGCTACTTCGTGCTGGATATTGGCGCGGGCTATGAACTGAAGACCAACAAGAGCTGGGCAATGGTCGTGCCGGTCGCGGCGATCGCCGTTACCGCGGCTATCTGGCTCAGCGTTTTTGCAGGGAAGCTGTAA